A region of Ursus arctos isolate Adak ecotype North America unplaced genomic scaffold, UrsArc2.0 scaffold_31, whole genome shotgun sequence DNA encodes the following proteins:
- the RPS10 gene encoding 40S ribosomal protein S10 isoform X1, translating into MLMPKKNRIAIYELLFKEGVMVAKKDVHMPKHPELADKNVPNLHVMKAMQSLKSRGYVKEQFAWRHFYWYLTNEGIQYLRDYLHLPPEIVPATLRRSRPETGRPRPKGLEGERPARLTRGEADRDTYRRSAVPPGADKKAEAGAGSATEFQFVSILIGSPETVVVLALALGVCKF; encoded by the exons ATGTTGATGCCCAAGAAGAACCGAATTGCCATTTATGAACTCCTTTTCAAGGAGGGGGTGATGGTGGCCAAGAAGGATGTCCACATGCCCAAACACCCTGAGCTGGCAGACAAGAATGTGCCCAACCTTCACGTCATGAAGGCCATGCAG TCTCTCAAATCACGAGGCTACGTAAAGGAACAGTTTGCCTGGAGGCATTTCTACTGGTATCTTACCAACGAGGGTATCCAGTATCTCCGTGATTACCTCCACCTGCCCCCCGAGATTGTGCCTGCCACCCTGCGCCGCAGCCGCCCTGAGACTGGCAGACCACGGCCCAAAG GTCTGGAGGGAGAGCGACCTGCAAGACTCACACGAGGGGAAGCTGACAGAGACACCTACAGACGAAGCGCTGTGCCCC CTGGTGCCGACAAGAAAGCTGAGGCCGGGGCTGGGTCAGCAACTGAGTTCCAGTTTGTGAGTATCCTTATTGGCTCTCCAGAGACAGTCGTTGTTCTGGCATTGGCCCTGGGGGTCTGCAAGTTCTAG
- the RPS10 gene encoding 40S ribosomal protein S10 isoform X2 produces MLMPKKNRIAIYELLFKEGVMVAKKDVHMPKHPELADKNVPNLHVMKAMQSLKSRGYVKEQFAWRHFYWYLTNEGIQYLRDYLHLPPEIVPATLRRSRPETGRPRPKGLEGERPARLTRGEADRDTYRRSAVPPGADKKAEAGAGSATEFQFRGGFGRGRGQPPQ; encoded by the exons ATGTTGATGCCCAAGAAGAACCGAATTGCCATTTATGAACTCCTTTTCAAGGAGGGGGTGATGGTGGCCAAGAAGGATGTCCACATGCCCAAACACCCTGAGCTGGCAGACAAGAATGTGCCCAACCTTCACGTCATGAAGGCCATGCAG TCTCTCAAATCACGAGGCTACGTAAAGGAACAGTTTGCCTGGAGGCATTTCTACTGGTATCTTACCAACGAGGGTATCCAGTATCTCCGTGATTACCTCCACCTGCCCCCCGAGATTGTGCCTGCCACCCTGCGCCGCAGCCGCCCTGAGACTGGCAGACCACGGCCCAAAG GTCTGGAGGGAGAGCGACCTGCAAGACTCACACGAGGGGAAGCTGACAGAGACACCTACAGACGAAGCGCTGTGCCCC CTGGTGCCGACAAGAAAGCTGAGGCCGGGGCTGGGTCAGCAACTGAGTTCCAGTTT AGAGGCGGATTTGGTCGTGGACGTGGTCAGCCACCTCAGTGA